A section of the Labrus bergylta chromosome 21, fLabBer1.1, whole genome shotgun sequence genome encodes:
- the chst3b gene encoding carbohydrate sulfotransferase 3 yields the protein MRIKYTISVVFFVTLVIIEKENNILSRVSDKLALKQTPQTPLQPSGSFNILLKNNGSFTSLGKMDSAFTLMKRRLENYSEHQEILTRGKKHILLLATTRTGSSFVGEFFNQQDDNMFYLFEPLWHVEKMLTLKTGGTNATASVEAYRDVLQKLFLCDFSLLESFIEPLPVDHITPNLFRRESSSSLCEESVCSPVVKGVFERYRCKTRRCGPLNLTMASQSCLQKEHRAIKSVRVRQLETLRPLAEDPRLDVRFIQLVRDPRAVLASRMVAFAAKYKNWKQWALNGDVPIDDDEVRKLKGNCQNIAMSAGVGLRQPSWLRRRYMLVRYEDIARFPMRKATEMYRFAGIPFTPQVKSWILKNTQASKEASGVYSTQKNSSEQVEKWRFSIPFKIAQVVQRVCGPTMKLFGYKLVSSEEMLTNKSISLIEDKVFNFV from the exons ATGAGGATCAAATACACAATATCCGTCGTCTTTTTTGTGACACTTGTTATCATTGAGAAAGAGAACAACATTTTATCAAG GGTGTCAGATAAGCTTGCCTTAAAACAAACCCCTCAGACCCCACTGCAGCCCAGTGGTTCCTTCAACATACTGCTGAAGAACAATGGTTCCTTTACCTCCCTTGGTAAGATGGACTCTGCCTTCACGTTGATGAAGCGACGTCTGGAGAACTACAGCGAGCACCAAGAGATTTTGACGAGGGGCAAGAAGCACATCCTCTTGTTGGCCACCACTAGGACAGGCTCCTCGTTTGTCGGCGAGTTCTTTAACCAGCAGGATGACAACATGTTCTACCTGTTTGAGCCGTTGTGGCACGTAGAGAAGATGTTAACCCTGAAGACAGGTGGCACCAATGCCACAGCGTCTGTAGAGGCATACCGTGACGTCCTCCAGAAGCTCTTCCTGTGTGACTTCTCCCTGCTGGAAAGCTTCATTGAACCCCTTCCTGTGGACCACATCACCCCAAACCTCTTTCGTAGAGAGTCCAGCAGCTCTTTGTGTGAGGAGTCCGTCTGCAGCCCTGTTGTCAAAGGGGTCTTTGAACGTTATCGCTGCAAGACCAGACGCTGTGGACCACTAAATTTGACTATGGCATCACAGTCCTGTCTTCAGAAGGAACACAGAGCCATCAAGTCAGTGAGGGTGCGCCAACTGGAGACCCTTCGTCCCCTGGCAGAGGATCCTCGCCTTGACGTAAGGTTCATCCAACTGGTTCGGGATCCTCGGGCTGTTCTAGCCTCGCGTATGGTGGCCTTTGCTGCCAAATACAAGAACTGGAAGCAGTGGGCTTTGAACGGGGATGTGCccattgatgatgatgaggtgAGGAAGCTGAAAGGGAACTGCCAAAACATCGCAATGTCTGCAGGGGTCGGCCTCAGGCAGCCATCGTGGCTGCGAAGGCGATACATGCTGGTGCGGTACGAGGACATTGCTCGGTTCCCAATGAGGAAGGCGACAGAGATGTATAGGTTTGCTGGAATCCCATTCACTCCACAAGTAAAATCTTGGATTCTGAAAAATACCCAAGCCTCAAAAGAGGCCAGTGGTGTTTACTCTACACAAAAAAACTCCTCAGAGCAAGTCGAGAAATGGAGGTTTAGTATACCATTCAAAATAGCCCAGGTTGTCCAGAGGGTTTGTGGACCAACGATGAAGCTCTTCGGGTATAAACTTGTTAGCAGTGAAGAAATGCTTACAAATAAGTCTATCAGTTTGATTGAGGACAAAGTGTTCAACTTTGTATAG
- the LOC109992975 gene encoding cadherin-related family member 1 isoform X2: MKKEKKTHALLFLLLLHFTSGKTDYAPYFYDNGPSSTNGNMALFSISEDTPVGMQVYILNGTDPEGDPVRYGLTFEKGSQEYLRVEPKSGNVTLVKELDREKQDEISVLVSITDGRNKVIETVRVFVTDANDEPPEFQNLPFIINIPEDTAPGNSIYRVQAVDKDMGSGGSVSYYLQTSPLAKFTIDGHSGILRVKPGETLDYETTPTHFVTVVAKDGGGKYKGKHQVLTSTATITINVIDSQDMPPSFIGTPYFGYVYEVSVPGSEIFTVYAKDGDQGNPYPIHYSIMNGSDGVFDINSTSGSITLSTYPSMLNNELYEIKVKASEIGPNDHLMDYDITMVTVRVVDLNNHPPTFYGENGPQSKFEVTMYEHPPAGEILRGFKITVNDSDQGANAKFKLRLVGPSRVLRVVPQTVLNEAQVTIIVEDTSGIDYEKGQTLTYKLLAVEIDTPERFSATADILINLLDTNDNIPKFTSEYYIARVPENSSGGSSVVSVTAIDPDSGPWGEVKYTIYGSGSDLFSIHPSSGLISTQPWTSLDAELRSKYNFYVKAQDSEEKYSLAEVFVTVLDINDHHPEFDEELLEKTMIIGTPVKILAVDEDAESPNNVIEYSIMKADPENAFDINSDTGEIQLKPYIKSMEIVQNITRQKDAKWSLVVQARDRGSPSFSTTAVVNIDITEAVKGRIISYFMGLSNRPLTVCGIFLSIAVTLILLTICISTILYCNAVKKSRINPESNYIKVVRRMK, translated from the exons atgaagaaagaaaagaaaacacatgctctgctgtttctcctcctgcttcacTTTACCTCAG GGAAAACGGACTATGCTCCATATTTTTACGACAATGGACCCAGCAGTACAAATGGGAACATGGCCTTGTTCAGCATCTCTGAGGATACACCAGTTG GGATGCAGGTTTACATTCTGAATGGTACAGATCCAGAGGGAGATCCTGTACGATACGGTCTGACATTTGAAAAGGGCTCCCAAGAATATTTAAGGGTGGAGCCCAAGTCAGGAAATGTGACCCTAGTTAAAGAGCTCGACAGAGAG aaacaAGATGAGATCTCAGTGCTTGTGAGCATAACTGATGGTCGCAATAAA gttaTCGAGACAGTGAGAGTGTTTGTCACTGATGCCAATGATGAACCACCTGAATTTCAAAACCTGCCTTTCATCATTAATATCCCAGAG GATACTGCTCCAGGAAATAGCATCTACAGAGTCCAAGCAGTGGATAAAGACATGGGCTCAGGAGGCAGCGTCTCTTATTATCTACAG ACATCACCACTTGCAAAGTTTACCATTGATGGGCACAGCGGTATCCTCAGAGTCAAACCTGGTGAGACTTTGGACTACGAGACCACACCGACGCACTTTGTGACGGTGGTAGCAAAG GATGGAGGTGGAAAGTACAAGGGGAAGCACCAGGTGTTGACCTCCACAGCCACTATAACAATCAACGTGATTGATAGTCAAGACATGCCTCCATCCTTCATAGGGACTCCTTATTTTGGCTACGTCTACGAAGTCTCCGTCCCT GGTTCTGAAATATTCACTGTTTACGCTAAAGATGGAGACCAAGGCAATCCTTACCCCATACATTATTCCATTATGAATG GAAGTGATGGAGTCTTTGACATAAACAGCACCAGTGGATCCATCACCCTGTCAACATATCCTTCTATGCTGAACAATGAATTATATGAAATCAAAGTCAAG GCGTCAGAGATCGGACCAAATGATCACCTGATGGACTATGACATTACCATGGTTACAGTCCGGGTGGTGGATCTCAACAACCATCCGCCCACTTTTTACGGAGAGAACGGACCACAGAGCAAGTTCGAGGTCACCATGTACGAACATCCTCCAGCAGGGGAGATCCTACGGGGGTTTAAGATCACTGTCAACGACTCGGATCAG GGAGCTAACGCTAAATTTAAACTGAGACTGGTTGGGCCGAGCCGAGTGCTTCGAGTGGTTCCCCAGACGGTCCTCAATGAAGCGCAGGTGACGATCATTGTGGAAGACACGTCCGGCATCGACTATGAAAAAGGACAGACACTTACATATAAG CTGCTGGCAGTGGAAATCGACACTCCTGAGAGATTCAGTGCAACAGCGGACATATTGATCAACCTGCTGGACACAAACGACAACATCCCCAAATTCACTTCGGAGTATTACATCGCAAGGGTCCCGGAAAACTCTTCTGGTGGCTCCAGTGTTGTGTCTGTAACT GCAATTGATCCAGATTCAGGACCTTGGGGTGAAGTCAAATACACGATTTATGGATCAGGATCAGATTT GTTTTCCATCCACCCGTCCTCAGGCCTCATCTCCACGCAGCCCTGGACCAGCTTGGATGCAGAGCTCAGGTCCAAATACAACTTTTACGTCAAAGCTCAAGACTCGGAGGAAAAGTACAGCCTGGCTGAAGTCTTTGTCACCGTCCTTGACATAAACGATCATCATCCAGAGTTTGATGAAGAACTTCTGGAAAAGACCATGATTATTGGCACACCTGTTAAAATTTTG GCAGTGGATGAAGACGCAGAGTCTCCAAACAACGTCATCGAGTACTCCATCATGAAAGCAGATCCTGAAAACGCCTTTGATATAAACTCAGACACCGGGGAGATCCAGCTGAAGCCGTACATCAAGTCCATGGAGATTGTTCAAAATATCACCAGGCAGAAGGACGCCAAGTGGTCTCTGGTAGTCCAGGCCAGGGACAGAGGCTCCCCGTCATTCAGCACAACGGCTGTGGTCAACATCGATATCACAGAGGCG
- the ghitm gene encoding growth hormone-inducible transmembrane protein, giving the protein MLVARLSCLRSAPLAGLRPVLSQSSPALRAPLLMRTCPPLLRSQQQGLSSKARFGFRRVKTARDQLKDAAFEPSNTAIKIDSMGRLVLAGGAAVGLGALCYYGLGMSNEIGAIEKAVIWPQYVKDRIHSTYMYFAGSVGLTALSAVAVSRSPALMGLMMRGSWLAIGATFAAMIGAGMLVRSVSYEHSPLPKHLAWMLHAGVMGAVIAPLTLLGGPLMMRAAWYTAGIVGGLSTVAMCAPSEKFLNMGGPLAVGFGVVFASSIGSMFLPPSSAFGAGLYSIAVYGGLVLFSMFLLYDTQKVIKRAETHPLYGVQKYDPINACMGIYMDTMNIFMRLVMILANGGGGRRK; this is encoded by the exons ATGTTGGTTGCGCGGCTGTCATGCCTGAGGAGTGCCCCGCTCGCCGGGCTCCGACCTGTGCTGTCCCAGAGCTCTCCAGCCCTGAGAGCACCCCTCCTGATGAGGACCTGTCCTCCTCTGCTCAGGTCCCAGCAGCAG GGTTTATCCTCTAAGGCCAGATTTGGTTTCCGTCGTGTGAAGACAGCGAGAGACCAGCTCAAAGATGCAGCTTTTGAACCATCAAATACAGCCATTAAAA TTGACAGCATGGGAAGACTGGTTCTGGCTGGAGGTGCAGCCGTTGGACTTGGAGCTTTGTGCTACTACGGACTCGGCATGTCCAATGAAATTGGCGCCATTGAGAAAGCAGT GATCTGGCCTCAGTATGTGAAGGACAGGATCCACTCCACCTACATGTACTTTGCAGGCAGCGTTGGACTAACAGCTCTGTCAGCTGTAGCCGTCAGCAGGTCCCCGGCACTCATGGGTCTTATGATGAGAGGATCCTGGCTG GCTATTGGAGCAACATTTGCTGCCATGATTGGTGCCGGGATGCTGGTCAGATCAGTTTCATATGAGCACAGCCCGCTGCCAAAACACCTTGCTTGGATGCTTCATGCAG GTGTCATGGGTGCTGTCATCGCTCCGCTCACTCTCCTGGGAGGACCTCTGATGATGAGGGCCGCCTGGTACACTGCAGGCATTGTGGGAGGTCTGTCCACGGTGGCGATGTGCGCCCCAAGTGAGAAGTTCCTCAATATGGGCGGTCCATTGGCTGTGGGCTTTGGTGTGGTTTTCGCTTCTTCTATTG GCTCCATGTTCCTGCCTCCGTCCTCGGCGTTCGGGGCAGGCCTGTACTCTATAGCCGTGTATGGAGGACTGGTCCTGTTCAGCATGTTCCTCCTCTATGACACACAGAAGGTCATCAAGAGGGCAGAGACACATCCGCTCTACGGTGTTCAGAAATATGACCCTATCAATGC GTGTATGGGGATTTACATGGACACTATGAACATCTTTATGAGACTGGTGATGATCCTGGCCAACGGCGGTGGCGGCAGAAGAAAGtaa